The Rhinoraja longicauda isolate Sanriku21f chromosome 25, sRhiLon1.1, whole genome shotgun sequence genome has a window encoding:
- the pik3ip1 gene encoding phosphoinositide-3-kinase-interacting protein 1 isoform X1 codes for MKERGCLQVAMDPSGDSPGSGDRSSSSSARGTGDRDGGVALPGLKLAALLLHLLAVVGAAPRPECVPSNGTDLRAEQRITSGVNCTNLVESKQDFNLTLSQNSTGASVNEDHNETTREPETVKPGVSAAQTDEQVKPPSGREPGVQLPVSGGTSPVRQPAKRKRDLGVLGQAMAIGMIIIIIFLGSGITVGYIYKRGQAIKKEQEQRAREQEIQRIMLPLSAFTNPSCELEDEVTVMVNPQAQIGEDSEVDSSLAAATGTPGA; via the exons ATGAAGGAGCGAGGTTGTTTACAAGTTGCAATGGATCCCAGCGGCGACTCTCCGGGGAGCGGGgaccgcagcagcagcagcagcgcccgGGGGACGGGGGACCGCGACGGTGGCGTCGCCCTCCCGGGCCTCAAGCTGGCAGCGCTGCTCCTGCACTTACTGGCGGTGGTTGGAGCTGCCCCGCGACCAG AATGTGTACCTTCCAATGGAACTGATTTAAGAGCTGAGCAGCGTATTACGTCAGGAGTAAATTGTACGAACTTGGTGGAAAGCAAACAGGATTTCAACTTGACTCTGTCCCAAAACAGCACAG GGGCTTCTGTGAATGAAGACCACAATGAGACGACCAGGGAGCCGGAAACGGTGAAGCCTGGAGTGAGTGCGGCTCAGACTGACGAGCAGGTGAAGCCGCCCTCTGGCCGTGAGCCCGGCGTCCAGCTACCAGTCAGTGGCGGTACCTCACCCGTGAGGCAGCCTGCAAAGCGGAAACGAGACCTTGGAGTTCTAG GTCAGGCTATGGCGATTGGAAtgattatcatcatcatatttTTGGGTTCTGGCATCAcagtgggctacatctacaaacg AGGACAAGCTATAAAGAAGGAACAGGAGCAGCGAGCACGTGAACAAGAGATCCAGCGAATCATGTTGCCATTATCGGCCTTCACCAACCCCAGCTGTGAGCTGGAGGACGAGGTGACAGTGATGGTGAACCCTCAGGCACAGATCGGGGAAGACAGTGAGGTGGACAGTTCTCTTGCGGCTGCCACCGGCACTCCTGGAGCTTGA
- the pik3ip1 gene encoding phosphoinositide-3-kinase-interacting protein 1 isoform X2, producing the protein MKERGCLQVAMDPSGDSPGSGDRSSSSSARGTGDRDGGVALPGLKLAALLLHLLAVVGAAPRPGASVNEDHNETTREPETVKPGVSAAQTDEQVKPPSGREPGVQLPVSGGTSPVRQPAKRKRDLGVLGQAMAIGMIIIIIFLGSGITVGYIYKRGQAIKKEQEQRAREQEIQRIMLPLSAFTNPSCELEDEVTVMVNPQAQIGEDSEVDSSLAAATGTPGA; encoded by the exons ATGAAGGAGCGAGGTTGTTTACAAGTTGCAATGGATCCCAGCGGCGACTCTCCGGGGAGCGGGgaccgcagcagcagcagcagcgcccgGGGGACGGGGGACCGCGACGGTGGCGTCGCCCTCCCGGGCCTCAAGCTGGCAGCGCTGCTCCTGCACTTACTGGCGGTGGTTGGAGCTGCCCCGCGACCAG GGGCTTCTGTGAATGAAGACCACAATGAGACGACCAGGGAGCCGGAAACGGTGAAGCCTGGAGTGAGTGCGGCTCAGACTGACGAGCAGGTGAAGCCGCCCTCTGGCCGTGAGCCCGGCGTCCAGCTACCAGTCAGTGGCGGTACCTCACCCGTGAGGCAGCCTGCAAAGCGGAAACGAGACCTTGGAGTTCTAG GTCAGGCTATGGCGATTGGAAtgattatcatcatcatatttTTGGGTTCTGGCATCAcagtgggctacatctacaaacg AGGACAAGCTATAAAGAAGGAACAGGAGCAGCGAGCACGTGAACAAGAGATCCAGCGAATCATGTTGCCATTATCGGCCTTCACCAACCCCAGCTGTGAGCTGGAGGACGAGGTGACAGTGATGGTGAACCCTCAGGCACAGATCGGGGAAGACAGTGAGGTGGACAGTTCTCTTGCGGCTGCCACCGGCACTCCTGGAGCTTGA